CATTATGTATAGTAAAGACATTCTTCCTGCTGTTCAATGCAAATCTTTTTaatccattggtttgtgttctAGACTCTGGAGCTGCAGAAAATAAGCTCAGTCCATATATAATCCTTATTAAGATGAAAACAAGAGTTTCCTGTCTTcaaaataatccccccccccccgaatctaTGCCAATCAGCTACATAGATATTTGTGCTTAGAAAACTGTATTGTCATAATGAGACACTGTGGACATCTAACATTAAATGGGACATTATTCAGTTAATTGTCATATCACCACTTAACTGTACAGCGTCCTCTATAAAGATGCTCAAGGGAACATTTGAGTCCAGTGTAACAGATTTCAAAGTGGGGTTTATTCATAATTGCACCTTATTGGAAAATAACTCTTGCTGAGCAGAACAAATAAAGAAGCAAATATTGGAGTCTCCATTGTGCCAGCCTGAAAATGTTGAGATGCTATTCCACATGAATGATCTAGGTCATTCTGTCTCATTACTGTAGATAATGCTAGTGTATTTCCCATACTAGTGTTCCTTTTGTGGTCACAAATCTTTAAGAGGTTCTAtatgtgaattttaaaaacaaatgacaaaaaattGTCTTCATTAACAGGATCTATTTTAACACCTAAAACTAAATTTCTGTGATAGAGTGTTGGGATTCCGTAATATGATATACCAAAGATTTCACAACTCTTCCATTTTTTATATTAGACAGAATTCAACCTACCCCAATTCATTGAATAATCATTGCACTCTATTTTTTCAGTTCaaaaattgttgctgttgttttagcCTTCTATCATGTAATTGTCGCCTAGGTAATTTTGTTCCgcatatttaaaaaatcaaggagTTTGCATTGCtaaaaataaattgtaaaaaatATGGGGTTCTCATTGAAAGAAGTGATTTAAAAAGGTGTGGTGGTCCCATTGAAAAAAAGTGATTTAAAAGCCATACATGTTCTGTTTTCTACATTTACAGTGTTTCCCTTTTGTTGTTACTATATTGAATGTTTAAAGTACTGTGATACAGGATTTAAAAAGAAAGTTTCACATAATTGTTGCACCTCATATTTTGGCCAAAAACACCAGCATAAAATCAgaatacagtatttttaaaaggcctgatgtattttccccacaatatattttattgcatttgcaTTAAATAGTGTATATAACGAAGCTGCCATTACTGGTGCTGAAGTAAGTCAAATATATTTCTGTATGTAAATTCAGTGAGTTTGGAAGTATAGTTGCAATGTGACAGACCTTGAGTAAGTTCTACACTCTCAGCCTCCAGGAAAGGCTGTGGCACACCCCTCTGAACAGATCTTCCAAGAATATCCCATGATGATTTTGCTTTTGGCTAGCCGTACATCGAAAAACTACTTGAAAGTGTACAACACACATGCAAACACCTGCAAAACAATTATCTAGCTTTTTAATTTTCAGGTCTGGAATTCACTTCAGATTACTATGCCTCAGCCTATTGTAATCTACAGCTTACATACCTGTCatttttatgtttaattataTGAACTTGCCTGCCAAGATATTCCTGAAATGTCTAATCTGTCCCATTCCAGCATCCTGGGCAAGCTGCAACAGTTCCACCCAGTTGAACACCAATTAGAGTGAACTTAATCACTAAAACAAATTGCACTTTCCACCAAGAGACCCATGCTAGTCTGCTGCAGACTGGAGAAAAACCAGGAAACAAACTAGGGCCCAGCAAGATCCAATCTCCCCATCTCCAAAATGACACTCTACCACTATGCTACTTTGCCTTCTTACAAATCCACGCAATCCAGAACAATTATTGGAACGGCATTGAGAGTTAAATAAGTCAATACCCATGATCCATTAAATGAAAGTATCACGAGTCTAATCATTTCTTATAGAGAACACATCATCAGGCTCTGGGCAGAATCCGTGAATTGTAAAGAGGGTACTTTTTGCTGCTGCgcattcaccagcaaatacttctttgggtttcaaggttttgaaaatggaggCACTACTTAGATTCGATGACACATTAGATACATGTAAATACCATATGTTAGATATCATGGAGTAGAGGGAGAACTTCACTATTCTCTCGACCTGAGTTAAGCTTCTTGTTCAGCACTGAAAGCTGGATCAGAAATGTATTGTGAACCAAAAGGTAGGGTTAATTGCCTTTTTAAAGAACTTGTAATGACGATTGTTACTAAGACTTCAGTTGCTGAACTAGATATAATAACCTACTGTTTACCCTCCATGTTGCTGCTCTAAACTAATGAGAGCTACTCTACGCATTCTTTAAGGCACTTAATGGCCCCTCTCTCCATCTCTTACAGACTGCGGTTGATGTTTTCAGGAGGATAATTTTGGAGGCGGAAAAAATTGATGGGGCATCTTCACAAGGGAAGTCTTCGTGCTCGGTGATGTGATTGCACAGCGGAGGCTGAACACTGGGAATACGCTGTTCTACCTAAAGAAGCAAACTGCCTGTTCCCTTCACAGCGAAACTAcgctttttcttcttttgttaaCCTGAACAATATACAGTCAGTTGGAGACTTTTCCCCTTCAGATTATGTTAAACTCTGACTCCtgtgcaaaaaaagagagaaaaaaatggctTCACTTCCATTTTCAAATTTTAAGCAATCATATTTtcaatttatatattgtatttcttaATATTATGACCAATAATTTTACTGgcattaatttttcagtgtaGTTGGGTTAGAATAATCATCCAGATGATACATATTGTTACACTACTATTAATAGGCTTGAATATCAGTGTTTCTTTGTGTTAAATGTATACTTGTAAATAAAATAGCTGCAAATCTTTGCATGCCCTCTGCTTAGCTGGGATCCTTTTAAGATTGCAACTCACATCACATTAGCAGCATTTTCCAGCAGTTTCCTAAAGCACTGTAATCCAGTGTGTTACTCCTGAACTGTATGGTGGCAGGCTTCAACAGAGCAGTCTTCAAATGTAATTATATGACAAGGCCATAGTCTTTGAATGTAATGGATTTGGGGCATATTTCCCAGTTTGAGaacaagaattttaaaaaatatgagcaGTATATTATCCCACCATGCTTCTTGGCTGCCGGCTCAGAATTGGAACAATAGCAAtcacttttaaaatgtgaatcTTGGATACCAGGTTTTTCCACCATGGGTTCTGGAAGGCTCTGTTAAATGAGCACATGTTCAGCAGGTTCTGCCAAATAGCAATGTTTCACTTTGGCCCTCAAGGGCATCCCTGTGTCCATCattcatgggaaaacctttgctGATTGTTCAGTCTCATAAGAAGAATAGCCACTGGGTGCGTTATAGCAGCTATGTATGGAATGGTTTCAATCTGCGTCAGTAGAGGAACTGCCTGCGTCAATGAAATCACAGATATGCAAGGTATCTTGAACTCATTTTTCCTGTCAGTTTCATCCAAattggtggcctctcaactcaaACATGTTTTTACCTACAAATGTCCATAATATGATATATCAATTAACATTTTAAAGTTCCATGGCATTACTTTTACTTCAGAGTGTGAGAATGGCAAGGTTGGTAGGTAACTAACTGCCTTAGCTAGTTGTTGCCACCGTCCTCAAAGAGTGAGAATATTTGAATCAGATGGCTGTTATTAATCCCCAAAGGAATCTTATAACACATTTTACATATAAGACTTTTTATGACACTAACTACAATCGCTTTAGTGGATATGTACCAAGTTAAGCACTTTTTATGTGGCAGCTCTCTTCAGTAGTGTAACTATGTCCATTTGCAGTCCGTAGTCCCACAATCATATTTCCGTGCATCTTTGTAACCTCACCTTCCTGCACTACATTTCTCTATTTTAATGCAGTTATGCAATTTCATCATCATGGGAAAaggcaagtgtgtgtgtatgtgtattaagGCAAACAAGCTAGGAATAATGAGAGGAGAGAGGAGTAGAGTCCCTTAATGTCACATTACTGCTGGCACCGAAGCCGAATGGACTTACCGCATTAAGGTATGTGATGGAAATGTAGCAGGGGagttattgatgtattttatttgtcATTTGCTAGGGATGGGAAAACCATGTGGGGGAAGTAAATCAATAGCAGGATGCACACAGCATCATATGATAAAGACTGTCACAAAAAGTGATGGTCTAGCTGTGATCCTGACTTTGCTTGCCTTGTTTGATAAAGTCTTAACTCAGAGGAAGATGTCTGAAGCATAAATTTGTGTAGACCTAGACTACTTCTGCAGATGCATTCTCAAAGGTGTTGCAGGAGTCCTTTGTATGCTGATACAGACATACAACTACATCTTTGAATATGAATCCCCCAAAAATATTTAAGTCCTGTAAACAAACCTTTTAGCACTGTCAGTGGCTctgattaaaatgaaaaatacGTTGATGCCTTATGTTTTAGGGTGTGCCAATTTAATAATGCAAGTAAAGATTGCATCTTCATGTCTAGTGTTACAAAAATGTACTGCTACAGTTGGTAGATTTTCTTTTCATCAGAAGGTGCCAGTGTTTATAGCATCAAATTGCTACTTTCTTTTTTTTGCATGCAGTGCAAGTCTCCTACATACCTGGTGAAAAAATCGTTGAACGTTCAGGCTACATTGAAATAAAACGGAGCTCTTTACTTCCTAACAGTAGTTCAATTCTGCTCTGAAAACAACTTGGAAGTTACTTGTACATGACATTGAATGTCAGTATTGTATAAATTATCCACTCTTGATTTCAGATTTAACCTTACAGTAAACCTTGACTCTTAGCCTAGTTAGCAAAAAGTTGTGTAAATTAAATGAGATTATTGATATTGATAGAGCTGGAGAAAATGtagggtaatataaaattaatgtagcatCCACATGCTTAATTGATTATTAATTTTGAAaggatgggctttgttttttttacaaatttgctTTCAGGAGAACAGTTTGACTACAGTAATACAACATTACCCCTGACCTATAGACTTTATGGCTACAGCTCCAAAACATAATTCGTCCCAGAAGTAATGATGGGCctctttagatcctccagtgcaattctgatATTTTTCCAGGCCAAGTATGACATAGAATaacactggagggcctagagagaCCTCCAGTGCTTGGTGGCATCTCTTGGAAGTCCTTGGTGGCATCACTAGGTTTTCCGAGTGCTATTCTATGGTATATTTGTGGCCCAAGTTTAGTAGAGGTACAGTTTTCACTATTATTCGCGATTTCAGGTATCCAAGGAACTGTGTGTGCGCTGGAATATATCCTCAGTGGATACAAGGACCatactgtatttgattttgtcTCTTTCAAAGGGTGTATTTGACAGTTTGCAGCATGTGGCAGGTTACTAATATGGTCCAGCAACCCATATGAAATTGACTACCTTGCTAAAATGCAGGAAACATAGTTTTGCTACCTATCATCAGGACTTTGGACTCTggcttccctttatttctttgctGCTAATTTTGCATAATGTCGTATGTGAAGGTTTATATAGTACTTTAATTCCCACACCACACAGCACTGGGTTAGCAAGTTTGGGACTGCTAAGAAAGATGGTAGAATTCAGACAGTTTCCAGTGCCACTGCACCCCATATTTCTGCATGCAATAAACCACTGCAAGATCCCTGTAATGGAAACACTGAGACATGGAGCTGGTATGTTTTCACATGGACCTAATCCTAACTCCTGGTGCAGGCTGACTTGACTCCCTCTAAAACTCGGAGCCTCTTGGCCCAGTTTCTCCTGTGTAGCGAAGGAGTTGTTAGCGTTCGCTCCTTCCTCGGAGGTAACAGGAAGATTTAATTAGCTGTGTCTCTGGAGTGCGTTGAGCGCATAAAATGTTCCTGCTAATAAATTATGTGCTGATATAAAAATAGCACTTGCTGAGCTGGTTTGCTCTCACTCCATATCTATTGGTTATAGAGGAATTAACCCTGTAATGCAGCAGAACATATTTCATGCTCTAGATGGGGCAAAAGGGGGTTGTAACCAAGCGGTATGGAAACTATTTTGACCTTGGTGTAAATCATATCAGGGCAGCAATTGTATGCTGTGTTACAGAAAAGGACTACCTTCTGGTGAAGCAGGTTGGAATATAAAATTCATTTCTTAGAATATACCCCTTGGGTACTTTGCTGGGCCATGGCAATTAGTTCTTTGCGGAGGAAAATATAAATCCCTGCAGAACTACAAAGGAGATTGTCATTGCAGAGTCTTGTGGAGGCCTCTGTTGTTGAAGATCAGATTTGTGTTATTTGTCTTTAACGGTGGCTGAGTTTAGAGAAAGAATGACACCCCTCCTTAACCATGAGTGGTATGTTCCTGAATTTACAGTGGAAACCGGAAACTATGGAGAATACAAACCCCATTAAATTGAACATCTACCAGATGTTACCATAGTGTTGCTTTGGAGGACATTGAAAATTCTTGGGTATCTATCTTACAGAGATGACGTGTGGCAGAAGCATAGCACAGAAttgtctagagcagtgtttcaaactcagcttctccaggtgttttgaacttcagctcccagaaattccagccagcttaccagctgttaggaattgtgggagctgaaatccaaaacatctggaggaacacagttgaAGAAACATTGGTCTAGAAAACCTAGAAAAATCCAAGAGGACATTTTGTCAGATGCAAGTAGAGGAAACAGTGAATATGGGCACAGGGATCATAGTTTAGCCccacagaattattattattattattattattagtagtagtagtagtagtagtagtagtagttgatacacagcaagattagtacacagcaaacaagataactatgctggctgttgtattggatcacacgttggacacttcccaagtgtctaggactgtgtgatgtatcagcaaataatgcatgtagatccaagtaaggtgggtggccttttgcagctgacaggtgataattttgtcagtgccgattgtgtttaagtgccaGCCAagttctttaggcactgcacctagtgtgccaatcaccactgggaccatctttaCTGACTTGTGCCAGGGTCtctgcagttcgatctttaaatccttgtgttgtgtcagcttttccagttgcttcttgtcaatcctgctgtcacctgggattgcaacatcaacaatccatatcTCATTTTTTCCCCATGATTGTGAGGTAGGAATTGATTTGGaaatcccagagtagcttgacatgttcatgttcagtaactttttcaggcttgtgatcccaccagttctttgtcacagaacagaacagactgcgggaactatcgtggtatctcccttctaacctccgctgggaaaatcctcacaagaatccttgcaaaccgccttctccctgtctcagaagacaccctcccagaatcccagaatggcttccgtccctccagaggaacagtggacatgatcttcactgatcgacagctccaagaaaaatgcagggaacaaaaccaacctctgtacatggcattcattgaccttgcaaaggcattcgacacagtgaatcacagcgctctctggaccatctttaaatcttttttcctgtccaccaacattccattttccgttcttgaattgggagtatagtaactgctttgggaggtgGTGGTTGGGCATTCGGACCACGTGGcattcagtccagcggagtttatggtgtaggagcattgcttcaatgctggtggtctttgcttcttccagcacactgacatttctcTCCTACCTGAGGTAGGGAATGTTGCACAATGGATGGACAAAAATGTTGCATTGCTTCTCTACATCTCTGGCCAATATTCTCCACTTCTGGGTCAAGCAATTGTTTCTCAACAAAGGAAGGCAAATATGATTTAATAGGCATCCTTGAAATCTTGTGGGAGGAATATCATGATTGGAATGTAGTAACAAAACTTTGATCAAACAggtgaggaggagaaggagcatTCCATGTCAGGAATGTGCGCACTTGGGAGATTTATAATGTAAAGCATACAAAATAGATTAAGATCATTTGGGTAAAAAATTAAGAAGGAAACAACAATGATATGGTGGGAGTTTCCTAAAGACCCCCACAAGGCAAACTGAAAACTGAGATGCCTTCCTGGAACTAATGACCCAACATTCAAAAAGGAGATAAAATAGTAATGGGAAATCAACCAAATGTTTATTGGAAGCCAAACATGGCCAAGAATGTAATGTCCAACAAATTCTCCTCTTGCTTCACAGTTTAATTGCCTAGAAGTTGGAAGACAACAAGGGGATCAACTATTTTGAATGTGATCCTAAAAAACATGATCTGGTCAATGAAGAGGAAATAGTGGAATTCTTTGGAATTTCTTATACAGAGCAAAGGGTACACCAAATGTAGTCACAGATACAGTTTAGATTTTAAGAAAGCTAATAAGTTGCTTAGGGAAATATGGGGATTTCTTAAAGGCAAGATATTGAAGTACACGTTCTAAACAATTCCAATGTAGAGGGAAAGTGTGATGTCAGAAAAAACCAAGGAGGACGTACAAACACTTTTGCATGAACTGAAATTTAAAAGCTGTTAAAACATGCACTAGTCAGTACTATTATGGAGCTTTGTAACTATTTGATCTACTGAATACAATAGGTGATCATCAGTGGTTGACTCTGGAATAGAAGGCTTTGTCTTGAGCCTGGTGGTATGCAACATCTTCACAAATAACTTGAAAAATGGAACTGAAAGTATGCTTATCAGTTTTtctgatgacaccaaattaggagaggACAGGGTTGGAAATCAAAATTATTGGGAAAATGATCTAGAGGGGTTTTAGTAGATCCCAAGCTATACATGATTCAGCAGTGCAATGTGTTAGCCAAACAGGACAATATAAATCCAGACtgaatcaataggaatatagtgtctaagtcaagggaaataataacaataacctaTTCTGCTTTGGTAAGATTTCACATGGAATAATATGCCCAACTCTGGACACCACCATTcagaaaggatattgacaaacaagaatatgtccagaggagaacAACCAAAATTGTAGAAGGTCTGGAagacaatccctatgaggagtgtcttaggagctgggtatgtttagcttggagtagAGATGATTGAGAGGTGAtaagatagccatatttaaatatgtgaaaggatgttgtGTAGCAGATGGAGTTTTTTCCGTTGCTCCAGAGAACACAAACAAATACAtcaaaaaaattgaagaaaagaGACCctacctaaacatttggaagaacttcagaAACAGAATAGACTGCCTCAGAGGCttgtggactctccttctctggaggtttttatacAGAAATTGGATGGCTGTCTCTAAAGCATGCTTTCGTTGTGTACTATTCATGCGTGGCAAGGGACTGAACGAAACGGTCCTTGCGGTCCCTTCCAAAGTTATAACTGTATTGTGCTTTAAAATTCACAGAAGGGAAATCTACCAAAGACTAATAATCTCGGTGACTATGAGTGATGTCCAAAAGCCTTTGGCTGGCCATTGGCAGAACCAAATGCCCAATGAATGAAGCTGATCTAGCAGGGCTGCTATGTTCAAAAGGGAGGCACAGCGACAGCCAAAGTTGAGAAGCCTTAACTGTTTGTACATCACATACCTATTTTCTGGAAAACAAAGGATAATGGAGATAATTTCATGTATTTGAACCTTGGTTTAGCATAAGAATAGATCTCAAGCCAGGAAAATATCTAGCTGATATGATGCTCTGTGCTGCTTGGGGAGTCATGTAGCATAGGTGCAATTAATATACTGAGATTTTGATCAACTGTATATCCAGTATTTTATTGGTCTTCTAGTACTTGGATGCTTGAAAACCCAGGTATTCCCTATGTGAAGAATTTCAGACAACCCTTACAGAAGTCTTTAGGGGAAGGATGATAGATTGGCGATAGTACTGTCTTGTGCACGTATAGGTCCAAGCCACTGAATTCATTGATGACAGGGCTATGAATGTTTTCTGGCTGTTTCAAAGACATcttctgaaaacattgactatggcCTCCAGGAGAACCTCCAGTGGAAATGCACCTTGtatattaaaaagaaatgaaCAGACATAGAAGAGTTGGCCACCTTTCCACTGTTGCCTATTCTAAATGAACATCTCTAAAGGCAACTGTCAATGTACGGAGCTCATGCTTCAAATCCCCGTCAAGTGATGCTTTTGTCCATATTAAATCAAAACCAAAACCCTCGTATCAGCAGAGGCCGGGGCATGTGGTTCTTGCCAGCTAAGCATGAATCGTTGCTGGTGTGTATTGTTTGGCAGCCCCTAGGACCCCAAACGGGTCTCCCTGTCgccgagatatatatatacatacatactgtatatacagcTTTCATCAGTTCTGCAAATCCCATTGGGGAGTCGGCTTCAATTTGAGCATCGGGCAGATCATCAAAAAAAGTCATGTCTCAGTATTCAGGaaaagtaagtaactttattattattatttacaaaaaaaagaaCTCTCAAACTTTGCttagattttaaatgttttttaaaggaaacactGTGAGATGGAAAATAAAAGCTTAATGTGCCAGCGGGAGATGGGATGGCTTGACGGAGTAAGGCTTTAGAAACCCTGTAGACTTATGTTGTCTTGAGGGTGGAGTCACCATACAGACAGGGTGGTCTGAAGTAAGGGGACATTCCCTTAACTGGTGACCTAAAGAGAAGAATGAAGGGTGAATGGAAACATGGAATATACCCTAATTAGTCCAAACATAAAATTTGAAACTTGGTGTTTACAAAAGGCCAAGAGGGAGTTTGCATTATGCACCACACACAGTGCTGTAAACTGGAGCTGAGCTGTAATTTATGCTCAAAGACACTAATCCAGTTTCCTTTTTGGtctccctctctctgtctctcattGGATGCAAAATTAAATCCAGCTGGCAGTAAATGCCATGTGCTTGGAATCCCAATGGGTACTGGGACTGGCATTTTATAGTATCTTTCATTCATGGCATATCTTCCTTGCAGATTGTTTTCTATGAGGGCAAATGCTTCACAGGCAGAAAGTTGGAGGTCTCTGGGCCCTGTGATAACTTCCAGGAACGGGGCTTCACTAACCGCGTCAACGCCATCTACGTACAAACCGGAGCTTGGGTCTGCTTCAGTCATTCGGATTTCCGAGGCCAGCAGTACATCCTGGAGCGTGGAGAATACCCCAGCTTCTATCGTTGGAACGGGCACAATGACCGGATGGGATCGTGCAAGCCAATTGGAATGGTTAGTGCACCTTTTCCACCCGTTGTTGCGTGAGACCCATTTTCTGATGCTTTCTCCTTCTGTTTCATGGAGGAAGGGAGATCCTTTATCAGGATTTTAAGGCATACACACATGCACCCAATATCCCCAATTTCAGATCTTCACTTCTGGGCATGCACTCTCAAATCTTCCCCAGATTCTGCAATGTGAGTGAACATAACAGAGACATTTCGCTCATAATTTTGGGAGGCACTGAGCAATGAACATGTTCAGTTCATGGATGAATAAatggagtcccctcggggagaagggcggggtagaaatatcagaaataaataaataaata
This sequence is a window from Anolis carolinensis isolate JA03-04 chromosome 6, rAnoCar3.1.pri, whole genome shotgun sequence. Protein-coding genes within it:
- the crygn gene encoding gamma-crystallin N isoform X1, with translation MPCAWNPNGYWDWHFIVSFIHGISSLQIVFYEGKCFTGRKLEVSGPCDNFQERGFTNRVNAIYVQTGAWVCFSHSDFRGQQYILERGEYPSFYRWNGHNDRMGSCKPIGMHGEHYRIKIYEGTYFSGRSQEFTEDCSFLSKQGWSKDWINAIKVYGDGAWVLYEEPNYRGQMYVVERGDYRSCNEWQAPSATIQSIRRVINYF